The DNA window CGGGGTCCCCCAAGAAGCTTGCTTTTTGGGGTGACAGTTAAGCCCTCCAGCGCCGATGGTACTCGCAAGGGGAGAGTAGGTCGCTGCCAGACTTTATATTAAAAAGGTGTTGATTTTGGCAGGAAAATAATCTATAATATATAATCAGATGTTCCTCAGTAGCTCAATGGTGGAGCGACCGGCTGTTAACCGGTAGGTTGCAGGTTCGAGCCCTGCCTGGGGAGCCATTTGTATATGCGGATGTGGCTCAGTGGTGGAGCATCGGCTTCCCAAGCCGAGGGTCGCGGGTTCGAATCCCGTCATCCGCTCCAGGAAAAGTCAAGGATTCGGAGTATTTTACAAAGTGCCCGAATCCTTTTTTGGTGCCCATTTGATGCCCAAATTTATTTCATATCTTTCCAACAAATGTAATAATAAGTAAAAGAGAATTGAACGCTATTGTCACCGATGCAATTATCCATCCTATCACTTTGGATAAGGGACTGTTTACAAAGTCTCCCATTAAATCTCTTCTGTTAGTTATTATGAGCATGGGTATGATTGCAAATGGAAGTGTAAAACTCAGTAAGACCTGGCTTAACACCAATGATTTCATTGGATTTAGGCCAGCCAAAATTATTATCATTGCCGGTATCATTGTTATTAACCTTTTCATCATGGAAGGAAATTTAATATTGATAAAACCGTCCATAACTGTTTCTCCGGCCATAGTACCCACAGCAGAGGAAGAAAAGCCAGATGCAAGAAGAGCTATGGCGAAGGCACTGCTTGATATTGGGCCAAGCAAGGGCTCGAGCGATCTATGGGCCTGTTCGATGGAATTTAATATCATTCCTTCTTTATAGAATACAGCTGCAGAGACAACTACTATCGCAGCATTTACTATAAAGGCGATGTTCATAGCAATTATTATGTCCGTCTTTTCCATTGCTAAGTGCTGTTTTTTTTGTTCTGTGTTAAGGCCTATGTTGCGCTCCTGCACCAACTGTGAATGAAGGTATATAACATGCGGCATTACCGTTGCTCCGAACATTCCTACGGCTATAAGCAATGCATTACTGTCAGGCAGTGATGGTATAAGCATATGTTTACCAATTTCTGCCCAATTGGGTTTTGCAAGAAATATCTCTAAACTATAAGCTATACATATTATTCCCACAAAAAATATTATTGTGGCCTCTATTGTACGTTGGCCATATTTTTGCAAATAGGTTATTGCAAAG is part of the Calorimonas adulescens genome and encodes:
- a CDS encoding Nramp family divalent metal transporter, with product MQNENDIVHDYKNVKIDVYRTERKTIEKMVARIRKLFRYLGPAFIVSVAYIDPGNLATNISGGSTYNYDLIWVILWSNILAIFLQYNSAKLGIATGFNLPEICSIVFSRRVNIILWIAAELASMATTIAEFIGAALGFYLLFNIPLPVAGLVTSIVTFAITYLQKYGQRTIEATIIFFVGIICIAYSLEIFLAKPNWAEIGKHMLIPSLPDSNALLIAVGMFGATVMPHVIYLHSQLVQERNIGLNTEQKKQHLAMEKTDIIIAMNIAFIVNAAIVVVSAAVFYKEGMILNSIEQAHRSLEPLLGPISSSAFAIALLASGFSSSAVGTMAGETVMDGFINIKFPSMMKRLITMIPAMIIILAGLNPMKSLVLSQVLLSFTLPFAIIPMLIITNRRDLMGDFVNSPLSKVIGWIIASVTIAFNSLLLIITFVGKI